CCGGCGCCCGGGCTCACGGTGGACACGATTGCCGCGACGCTCAAGGCCTGCTCCGAGGAGGCCGGCAAGCCCGTAGTGGCGGCCTTTACCGGGATCGTGGACACCCGCATCCTGGTTGACCGCCAACTGGCCGGCAGCCTGCCGAGCTACTCCAGCCCCGGCGCGGCCGTTGCGGCCCTGGCAGCCGTCACGCGCTACGCACAATGGCTGACCCGGGAGACACCCGCCTTCGATCCCCCCTCCGGGGTCGACACGGAAGCGGCGGAGGCCCTGCTGGACGAGTGGTTGGACGGCGTCTCCGGCGACGGGTTGCTGACGCTGGACGCGGAACGCACAGGCCGCCTGCTGGGCGCCTATGGCATCCGCGTGCTGGAGTCCGTCCCGTTCACCACCGACGACGACGCCGTCGCCGCCGCCGAGCGGCTCGGCTGGCCTGTTGCCATCAAGACCCTGGATACGGCGCTGCGGCACCGGCTGGACCTGGGCGGGGTGAGGATCAACATTGAAAACGCCGCGTCCCTGCGCCGCAACATCGCCCAAATGCGCAAGCTGCTCGAACCGTACGGTGCCGGAGGCCTTGAGGTGCAAAGCATGGCCGAGGTGGGCCAGTCCTGCACCCTGCGCGCCATAGAGGATCCGCTGCTGGGCCCCGTCGTCTCCTTTGGCCTCTCCGGGGACGCCGTCAACCTCCTGGACGACTGGGCCCACCGCGTGCCGCCGTTGTCCGCCGGAGACGCGGCGGAACTGGTCCGCTCCCCGCGCGCGGCGTTGAAGCTGTTCGGCTACGCAGGGCTGCCCGCCGGCAACGTCGCCGCGCTGGAGGACCTCGTGGCCAGGGTGGGACTGATGAAGGACGAGCACCCGGAAATCGCGTGGATGGAATTCAACCCCATCCTGGTGGGGCCCACCCGGGTGACCGTGCTCGCCGTCGAACTTCGCATTGGCAACCCCGCCCAGCGCACGGACAGCGCCCGGCGGGCCATGCGCTCCTAAGCGATCCGGCCGCCGGTTCGCTTTCCTCCGCGCCCAAGTGCGAAAATGGGGCAATGAACACCTTCGGAGCCGGCGCCCCGGCCAACACCACCGGCCGCAACCTGGAATCCGCGCTCCAGCGCTCCGGCTTTTACCCGCGGCTGGTTGCGGACGTGGTCAACGACGCACTGGACGGGCAGGAAAGCCTGGCCCACCTGGTCCACCTGGAAACCCATTTTGATCGCACCGAGGTGCACCGCCACATCACCGTTCTGGTGCTGACCGAAGAGATGCTGGTCATCACCCACGTGGACGACCAGCAGCTGGATGACGCCGGCGAACAGGTCGTGGCGCAGGTGTCCACCGAGTCCGTGCCCGTGGGCCAGATCCGTTCGGTCGTGCTCAGCTACATCTATGCCCAGCCGCAGGACTACAAGCCCTCCGACCCCGCCCGTGAACTGACGGTGGCCATCGCCTGGTCCGGCGGTCAGCGCGTGGACATGGGGCCGGCGTCGTGCGGGGACCCCGAGTGCGACGCCGACCACGGCTACACCGGCACCATCGCCCAGGAGGACATCACCCTGCGCATCAGCGCCGAGGCCGAGGGCCTGCAGGCCGTGGCCGACGCCAAGGCGTTTGCGCGGGCCCTGCGGGCCGTCAACACGGCCGTCTCCATCCCGGAGCACATGGCAACGCCGCGGCCCAAGTTTCCCGTGCTGGGACAGCGCCCCGGCCGTAACCACTACCGGCGCTGACAAGGATGCAGCCGGCACCCCAGGGCGGCACCGCGCTCTCCCGCCAGCCAGCCCTTCCCGCGGCGCCCGCCTACGGCAGCGGCAGTGTCGCTGACGTGCTCACCAGCGCCGCCGCCGCCATGGGCGACGCCCGCTTCACGAACTCGCTCAGGCTGCCTGCCGCCCAGCGGATCGTGGTGGTGCTGGTGGACGGGCTCGGCAAGGCACAGCTGAAGCAAAAGGCCGGACACGCCCCGTTCCTGCGCGGCGTCATGGCCGCCGACAGCGGCGGAGAGCATCCGCGCACCCTCCACGCGGCATTCCCCAGCACGACGGCGACGTCCCTGGCCAGCCTGGGCACCGGCGTCGTGCCCGGCCTGCACGGGATGCTCGGCTACGACGTCCTGGACCCGGGGCAGGACAAGGTGGTGAACCTGCTGGGCAACTGGGACGCCGGCGTGGACCCGCTGCGCTGGCAGCCGTTCCCCACAGTGTTTGAACAACTCGACGGGCACCTGCCCACGGCCACCATCAGCCTGCCGAAATTTGAGCGCTCGCCCATGACGCTCGCTGCCCTGCGGGGGAGCACTTTCCTGGGCGCCACCTCGCCGCAGGCCCGCGTGGAGCTGGCGGCCGAGACGCTCGCCGCGCACCCGGCCATGCTCGTATACCTGTACTGGAGCGAGCTTGACAAGGCCGGGCACGGACATGGGGCGGATTCGGCGCAGTGGGAACACCAGCTCGAGGAACTCGACGCCGGCATGAAGCGCCTGGCCGCGACCGTCCCCGCGGACACCCTGATCCTGCTCACGGCCGACCACGGCATGGTGGACGTGCCCCGTTCCGCCCGCATCGACTACTCCCAGTACCCCGAGCTGGTGGACGGCGTCCGCCACACGGCGGGCGAGCCGCGCATGGTGCACCTTTATCTGGAGCCCGAAGCCGGCCCTGACGTCCGCGACGCCCTGGTGGCTGCGTGGCTGGACCGGTTCGGGACCAGGGCATGGGTGCTCACCCGCGAGGAGTCCGTGGAGGCAGGGTGG
This genomic stretch from Arthrobacter dokdonellae harbors:
- a CDS encoding DUF5998 family protein gives rise to the protein MNTFGAGAPANTTGRNLESALQRSGFYPRLVADVVNDALDGQESLAHLVHLETHFDRTEVHRHITVLVLTEEMLVITHVDDQQLDDAGEQVVAQVSTESVPVGQIRSVVLSYIYAQPQDYKPSDPARELTVAIAWSGGQRVDMGPASCGDPECDADHGYTGTIAQEDITLRISAEAEGLQAVADAKAFARALRAVNTAVSIPEHMATPRPKFPVLGQRPGRNHYRR
- a CDS encoding alkaline phosphatase family protein, translated to MQPAPQGGTALSRQPALPAAPAYGSGSVADVLTSAAAAMGDARFTNSLRLPAAQRIVVVLVDGLGKAQLKQKAGHAPFLRGVMAADSGGEHPRTLHAAFPSTTATSLASLGTGVVPGLHGMLGYDVLDPGQDKVVNLLGNWDAGVDPLRWQPFPTVFEQLDGHLPTATISLPKFERSPMTLAALRGSTFLGATSPQARVELAAETLAAHPAMLVYLYWSELDKAGHGHGADSAQWEHQLEELDAGMKRLAATVPADTLILLTADHGMVDVPRSARIDYSQYPELVDGVRHTAGEPRMVHLYLEPEAGPDVRDALVAAWLDRFGTRAWVLTREESVEAGWFGDVRPEAAGRIGDVLIVARETIAFYDLRRVRPQAIEVVGQHGSITKAEREVPLLRIPATQRATGGRPVKGKRRR